DNA sequence from the Pseudoduganella plicata genome:
GTCTTTTTCCTTTGCCAGCAAGGCGCGGAAGCCTGGCAACAGGTCGTTATAGGTCGCAACGGCTGCCAGATGGGCGTTGGTCAGCTTTTCCGAGAAGAAGCGGTCATAGCCGGCGTAGCCGCCCCAGTTCGCTTTCAGGACTTTGTACTCGTCGTGCAGGGCCGTAAAGATGCGCGCCTTTTCCTCGCGTTTCTTCTTCACGCTCAGCTTGCTGGCATACAGGTCGGACAGCATCTGCCGGTGCTTGACGAGCAGCGCCAGGAAATCCTTGCGACGACCGCTGTAGCGCAGATAGGCTTCGCGCATTGCCTCGTTGCCATACAGCTCCAGCCAGCGCTCGACACCGGCCTCTTCAACGGACGTGGCGAACGCCTCATTGAAGCGCGAGTCGCCGGCAATGTAGACGACCTGATGCGCCAGCTCGTGGAACACCATGCGCGCCAGTTCGGCATCGGAATAATTGATAAAGGTAGACAGCAGCGGATCGCTGAACCAGCCCAGTGTCGAGTACGCGGGCACGCCGCCCACCTGCACGTCGTCGCCTTCGACGCGCAGCTCCTCGGCATAGGCCATCGCGTCTTCCTTGTTGTAGTAGCCGCGGTAGGCCACGCAACCGGCAATGGGGAAGCACCACTGGATGGGACGCAGCGACAGCTCTGGCGTCGCAACGACATTCCACAATACGAAGGGACGGTTCAGGGCTGCGTAATTTTTATAGCTGGCGTTATCGGGTAAGCCCAGTTCCTTGACGGCGAAACGGCGGATAAACAGCGCCTTCTCCAGGCGCGCGCGCAGCTTGGGATCGGTGGCCGGATCGCCCAGCCAGTCGTCGACGGAACGCGACTCGGACCACAGCGAATACTGGCCCTGCGCCGCCTGGAAGTAATACTTGAACTGCGCGCAACCTGCCAGCATTGCCGCGCAAGAAAGCCCCGCCACGAGGTATCGGGCACGTGTATTCAAAAAGGCAAACTTGCGCATACATCGGACTCACAGGGCTTTCTCCACCTGAACGAGTGTATCGTAAAATGTCGGCGCACGGCCCATGTCGGTCAGTCGCTGGCTCGTCACTTCATTGGCATTCTTGCCATCCCGCGCCAGTTTCTTCCACCAGATCGACAGGCCCACGACCAGCCCTCTGCGGGCCTTTTCGGTGACCCGGGCCTTGCACACGAACGAGCCACGATCGTTGAAGATACGCACCATTTCGCCGTGGTTGATACCACGTGTTGCCGCATCGTCAGGGTGAATATCGAGCTGCGGTTCGCCCTCCGTGGCGCGCAGGCTTTGTACATTGACAAAAGTCGAGTTCAAGAAGTTGCGCGCTGGCGGAGATATCATCGCAAGCGGGTATTTTGCTGCGAGATCGGGGGTACTTGCTGCAGATTCGTAGTTTTCAATGTAGGCGGGAAGGGGGTCCAGACCGTCCGCTTCCATGCTCGCCGAAAAGAATTCACATTTTCCCGAAGGTGTGGGGAAATTGCCGCAGGCAAATGGTGCTTCGGGCATGTTCAGCTTCTGCCACCCTTTCCGGCGTAGCGCCTCCCAGTCGAAATGCATGGCACGAACGTCATCGGTGCGGAACGCCTTTGCTGCCAGTTCGTCGTCGGTCTCCACAAAGCATGGATCGTCAAAGCCCATGCGTTGGGCCAGCAGGCGGAAGATCTCCGTGTTCGGTTTCGCTTCGCCCAGCGGCGCGATGGCCGGGTTGTTTGCCATCATGTACAGGTGGCCATAGGCCAGGTGCGCATCCGTGTGTTCCAGCTGCGTGGTGGCCGGCAGCACGATATCGGCGTAATCCACGCTATCCGTCTGGAACTGCTCCAGCACCACTGTAAACAGATCATCGCGGGCAAAGCCGGCCGCCACTTTGGACGAGTCCGGCGCAATCGCCAGCGGGTTGGCGTTGTAGACGATGACGGCCTCGACTTTCGGTCCGAATGCAGCCGACGCCGGGCGCAATAAATCGTCGCCGATCGTCGTCATGTTGATCGTGCGCGGCAGCTTTTTCAGCAGATCGGGCCGTTGCAGGGCGGCGCGGTTGGCGGGGAAGGAGCCGGACGTCGACAGCTGGATGCCCCCGGCCGCGTGGCGCCACGCGCCCACCAGCGCCGGCAGGCAGGCGATGTTGCGCACGGCCATGCCGCCACCGCGCACGCGCTGCACGCCGTAGTTGACGCGGATCGCGGCCGGTTCGCCTGCCTTCGCCGTCTGGCCGTACAGACGCGCCAGTTCCAGCACCTCGTCGACGGTAATGCCGCAGACCTCGGCGGTACGCTGGGGTGTCCACTCGGCCGCCCGTTCCTTCAGCTGCGCATAGCCCAAGGTGTACTGGTCGACGTAGTCCTGGTCGATCAGGTTTTCCGCGATCAGCACGTGCATCATGCCCAGTGCCAGCGCCGCGTCCGTCCCGGGCAGCAGCGCGATGTGCATATGGCATTTCTCGGCCGTCAGCGAACGGTAGGGATCAATGGCGATCAACCGGGCACCGCGCCGCTTGGCTTCCTGCACGCGCATCCAGAAGTGCAGGTTCGACGCGATCGGATTGCCGCCCCAGATGACGATCAGCTTCGCGTTCTGGAACTGCTCCATGTCCGTGCCGATGGAGGCGCCGATCGTATACTTGTACCCGGTGGCGCCGGCCATCGCGCAGATGGTGCGGTCCAGCAGCGACGCGCCGACGCGGTTGAAGAAGCGGGACGACATCGACTCGCCTTGCAGCAGGCCCATCGTACCGCAGTAGCTGTACGGCAGGATGGCTTCGGGACGCTCTTCGGCCAGTGGCTTCAGGCGCGCGGCAATCGTGTCCAGCGCCTCGTCCCAGCTGATGCGCTCGAATTTTCCTTCGCCCTTGGCGCCCACGCGGCGCAGCGGATACAGCAGGCGGTCGGGAGAATACGTGCGTTCGGCATAGCGCGACACTTTCGTGCACAGCACACCGGCCGTGGTGGGATGGTCGGGATCGCCCTTGATCTCGGTGGCGATGCCGTTCTCGACGGTGACAAGGATGGCGCAGGTATCGGGGCAGTCGTGCGGGCAGGCGGCACGAACTTGTGTGGTGGTCATGGAATGAGGACAGATGTTGCGGGCAAGCCTCTATCGTAAACCATTCGGCGCAACATGGCTGCGATGGCTACGGCTGGCCTCCCCCGCCCTCAAGGGCTACAATGAAGCCACCGCTGCTGGCGACATGCCTTGACCCGAGGCGCATGAGAAAACTGGAGAGCCAGATGAAACTCGTCGAACCCATTATTGCGTTCCAATCCGAGCTGCAGCAGATCCGGCGCGATCTGCATGCCCATCCTGAACTATGCTACGAGGAAGTACGGACGTCCGACGCCGTCGCGGCCAGACTGACCGAGTGGGGCATCCCCGTCGTGCGTGGTCTGGGCCTGACAGGCGTTGTCGGCATCATCAAGAACGGCAGCTCGAACCGTGCCATCGGCCTGCGCGCCGACATGGACGCGCTGCCCATGCAGGAAGTGAACACTTTCGCGCA
Encoded proteins:
- a CDS encoding molybdopterin-containing oxidoreductase family protein; translated protein: MTTTQVRAACPHDCPDTCAILVTVENGIATEIKGDPDHPTTAGVLCTKVSRYAERTYSPDRLLYPLRRVGAKGEGKFERISWDEALDTIAARLKPLAEERPEAILPYSYCGTMGLLQGESMSSRFFNRVGASLLDRTICAMAGATGYKYTIGASIGTDMEQFQNAKLIVIWGGNPIASNLHFWMRVQEAKRRGARLIAIDPYRSLTAEKCHMHIALLPGTDAALALGMMHVLIAENLIDQDYVDQYTLGYAQLKERAAEWTPQRTAEVCGITVDEVLELARLYGQTAKAGEPAAIRVNYGVQRVRGGGMAVRNIACLPALVGAWRHAAGGIQLSTSGSFPANRAALQRPDLLKKLPRTINMTTIGDDLLRPASAAFGPKVEAVIVYNANPLAIAPDSSKVAAGFARDDLFTVVLEQFQTDSVDYADIVLPATTQLEHTDAHLAYGHLYMMANNPAIAPLGEAKPNTEIFRLLAQRMGFDDPCFVETDDELAAKAFRTDDVRAMHFDWEALRRKGWQKLNMPEAPFACGNFPTPSGKCEFFSASMEADGLDPLPAYIENYESAASTPDLAAKYPLAMISPPARNFLNSTFVNVQSLRATEGEPQLDIHPDDAATRGINHGEMVRIFNDRGSFVCKARVTEKARRGLVVGLSIWWKKLARDGKNANEVTSQRLTDMGRAPTFYDTLVQVEKAL
- a CDS encoding aminopeptidase translates to MLAGCAQFKYYFQAAQGQYSLWSESRSVDDWLGDPATDPKLRARLEKALFIRRFAVKELGLPDNASYKNYAALNRPFVLWNVVATPELSLRPIQWCFPIAGCVAYRGYYNKEDAMAYAEELRVEGDDVQVGGVPAYSTLGWFSDPLLSTFINYSDAELARMVFHELAHQVVYIAGDSRFNEAFATSVEEAGVERWLELYGNEAMREAYLRYSGRRKDFLALLVKHRQMLSDLYASKLSVKKKREEKARIFTALHDEYKVLKANWGGYAGYDRFFSEKLTNAHLAAVATYNDLLPGFRALLAKEKDFPHFYAAVQRMSNLPSVERHERLVQLGEQMAQPTPTVLAEKQPDTVGGR